From Achromobacter spanius, a single genomic window includes:
- a CDS encoding branched-chain amino acid ABC transporter permease has protein sequence MDSSIALILLQDGVVNGAIYALLGMALVLVFAVTRVIFIPQGEFVAFGALTLAMLVDGKVPGTAYLLPLLGLVCLALELVRAVRTRSAAALPKTIATCVVLPLALFWLTKSYTGPENSLWLNMLLTLFLVIPMGPMVYRIVYQPLAEATVLVLLIVSVAVHFALMGLALVFFGAEGWRTPAFVSGQVDLGFMTWSAQSLFVVATCALLIIALWVFFGKTLYGRALRATAVNRRGARLVGISTNMSGSLTFTLAVGIGAMSGMLIAPITTVYYDTGFLIGLKGFVGAIIGGLASYPIAAAGSLLVGVLESFSSFWASAYKEVIVFTLIIPVLVWRSFSTHHADEEE, from the coding sequence ATGGATTCCTCAATTGCGCTGATCCTGCTGCAAGACGGTGTCGTCAACGGCGCCATCTATGCCCTCCTGGGCATGGCTCTGGTGCTGGTTTTCGCCGTCACGCGCGTCATTTTCATTCCCCAGGGCGAGTTTGTGGCGTTCGGCGCCCTGACCCTGGCCATGCTGGTGGACGGCAAAGTGCCGGGCACCGCCTATCTGCTGCCGTTGCTGGGCCTGGTGTGCCTGGCGCTTGAGCTGGTGCGCGCCGTGCGCACGCGCAGCGCCGCGGCCCTGCCCAAGACCATCGCCACCTGCGTCGTGCTGCCGCTGGCGCTGTTCTGGCTGACCAAGAGCTACACCGGTCCCGAGAACTCGCTGTGGCTGAACATGCTGCTGACGCTGTTCCTGGTGATTCCGATGGGTCCGATGGTCTATCGCATCGTCTACCAGCCGCTCGCCGAAGCCACCGTGCTGGTGCTGCTGATCGTGTCCGTCGCCGTGCACTTCGCGCTCATGGGCCTGGCGCTCGTGTTCTTTGGCGCCGAAGGCTGGCGCACCCCGGCATTCGTGAGCGGGCAGGTCGACCTGGGCTTCATGACGTGGTCCGCGCAGAGCCTGTTTGTGGTCGCCACGTGCGCGCTGCTAATCATTGCCTTGTGGGTGTTCTTCGGCAAGACGCTGTACGGCCGCGCGCTGCGCGCCACCGCCGTCAACCGCCGCGGCGCGCGTCTGGTGGGCATCAGCACCAACATGTCGGGTTCGCTGACGTTCACGCTGGCCGTGGGCATCGGCGCCATGTCCGGCATGCTGATCGCGCCCATCACCACGGTCTATTACGACACGGGCTTCTTGATCGGCCTGAAGGGCTTTGTCGGCGCCATCATCGGCGGCCTGGCCAGCTATCCCATCGCCGCGGCCGGCTCGCTGCTGGTCGGCGTGCTGGAATCCTTCTCGTCGTTCTGGGCCAGCGCATACAAGGAAGTGATCGTCTTCACCTTGATCATCCCGGTTCTGGTCTGGCGTTCGTTCAGCACCCATCACGCGGACGAAGAGGAATAA
- a CDS encoding aldehyde dehydrogenase has protein sequence MSESSETLKPMLIGGEWVAQDAAAFESINPATGARNYRISAASDTQVDQAVQAAWHAQRQPAWRDMLPHQRAAILRRIADGMDQNAQLLAQLQMIENGKVWAECKAQVASAAATFRYYAGVCETLGAEVTPARGNYLSMTHYDPYGVVVAITPWNSPLTMEAQKVAPALAAGNAVILKPSEVTSSPALALGRIALEAGLPAGILNVVTGLGATVGRRLVEHPGVRMVSFTGGTGSGRAIAHAAAEKLMPVALELGGKSPHIVFEDADQDAAIDGVIGGIFEGSGQSCVAGSRLYVQRSIAQAFIEKLVTRASRLRVDLPDADGAQMGPIASFGHREKIEAMVEGARRDGAEVLLGAARPEGKAFEAGAFYRPTILGGLSRDAHVVREEIFGPVLCALVFDDEDDLIDQANDSAYGLASGVWTADYRRAWRVARRLEAGSVWINTYKQLSISTPFGGFKQSGIGREKGVSGLRLYQQSKGIYFGM, from the coding sequence ATGTCCGAATCATCGGAAACCCTTAAACCCATGCTGATCGGCGGCGAATGGGTCGCGCAGGACGCCGCCGCCTTCGAGTCCATCAACCCCGCCACCGGCGCCCGCAACTACCGGATCAGCGCGGCGTCGGATACGCAGGTCGACCAGGCGGTTCAAGCCGCCTGGCACGCGCAGCGACAGCCTGCATGGCGCGACATGCTGCCGCACCAGCGCGCCGCGATCCTGCGCCGCATCGCCGACGGCATGGACCAGAATGCGCAGCTGCTTGCGCAGTTGCAGATGATCGAAAACGGCAAGGTGTGGGCCGAGTGCAAGGCGCAGGTCGCCAGCGCGGCGGCCACGTTCCGCTACTACGCCGGCGTGTGCGAAACGTTGGGCGCCGAGGTCACGCCCGCGCGCGGCAACTATCTGTCCATGACGCACTACGATCCCTATGGCGTGGTCGTTGCGATCACGCCGTGGAACTCGCCGCTCACGATGGAGGCGCAGAAGGTCGCGCCAGCGCTGGCTGCGGGCAACGCCGTGATCCTCAAACCCTCCGAGGTCACCTCGTCCCCGGCGCTGGCGCTGGGCCGCATTGCCCTTGAGGCCGGCCTGCCGGCTGGCATCCTGAACGTGGTGACCGGCCTGGGCGCGACCGTGGGGCGGCGTCTGGTCGAGCACCCCGGCGTGCGCATGGTGTCGTTCACGGGCGGCACCGGCAGCGGCCGCGCCATTGCGCATGCCGCCGCGGAAAAGCTGATGCCCGTGGCGCTGGAACTGGGTGGCAAATCACCGCACATCGTGTTCGAGGACGCCGACCAGGACGCCGCGATCGACGGCGTCATCGGCGGCATCTTCGAAGGCAGCGGCCAGTCCTGCGTGGCCGGTTCCCGGCTGTACGTGCAGCGCAGCATCGCCCAGGCCTTCATCGAGAAGCTCGTGACGCGCGCCAGCCGCCTGAGGGTCGATTTGCCCGACGCCGATGGCGCGCAGATGGGCCCGATCGCCTCCTTCGGCCATCGCGAAAAGATCGAAGCCATGGTCGAGGGCGCACGCCGCGATGGCGCAGAAGTGCTGCTGGGCGCCGCACGCCCCGAGGGCAAGGCCTTCGAGGCCGGCGCGTTCTACCGCCCCACCATCCTTGGCGGCCTGTCGCGGGATGCGCACGTCGTGCGCGAAGAGATCTTCGGACCGGTGCTGTGCGCGCTGGTGTTCGATGACGAAGACGATCTGATCGACCAGGCCAACGACAGCGCCTATGGCCTGGCCTCCGGCGTCTGGACGGCGGACTACAGGCGCGCCTGGCGCGTGGCCCGGCGCTTGGAGGCGGGCAGCGTCTGGATCAACACGTACAAGCAGCTCTCCATCTCCACGCCCTTCGGCGGCTTCAAGCAAAGCGGCATCGGGCGCGAAAAGGGCGTGAGCGGACTGCGCCTGTATCAGCAATCCAAGGGCATCTATTTCGGCATGTAG
- a CDS encoding IclR family transcriptional regulator, whose translation MSRTPTQDNSTDGVAAVERALTIVGAVAQRTDPITLADLSRATGFYKSTLLRLIASLEKAALVVRRADGRYALGPYAHHLGRAYEATYRLTETILPLLEGLVDKGTESASFHVYHDAQSRVCLLRVDSHHSTLDRIRVGDLLPLDKGAAGKLLTAYLVDGQPPSQAGLMLTSMGERDPNCAAVASPVFGPDGDLCGAISLSGPKERYSPAAVKKMGKLVQDAAAEATRALGGRWPSGK comes from the coding sequence ATGAGTCGTACCCCTACTCAGGATAATTCCACCGACGGCGTCGCCGCCGTCGAACGCGCCCTGACCATCGTCGGGGCCGTCGCGCAACGCACCGATCCCATCACGCTTGCCGATCTTTCCCGGGCCACGGGGTTTTACAAGAGCACACTCTTGCGGCTTATCGCTTCACTCGAAAAGGCGGCCCTCGTGGTGCGCCGCGCCGACGGGCGCTATGCGCTGGGACCGTATGCCCACCACCTCGGGCGGGCCTACGAGGCCACCTACCGCCTGACCGAGACCATCCTGCCGCTGCTGGAAGGCCTGGTCGACAAGGGCACCGAAAGTGCGTCCTTTCACGTCTATCACGACGCGCAGTCGCGCGTGTGCCTGTTGCGCGTCGATTCGCATCATTCGACGCTGGACCGCATCCGCGTCGGCGACCTGCTGCCGCTGGACAAGGGCGCGGCCGGCAAGCTGCTCACCGCGTATCTGGTTGACGGACAGCCGCCGTCGCAGGCCGGGCTGATGCTCACCTCCATGGGCGAACGCGACCCCAATTGCGCGGCGGTAGCCAGCCCGGTCTTCGGACCGGACGGCGACCTCTGCGGCGCCATCTCGTTGTCGGGGCCGAAAGAGCGCTACTCGCCCGCCGCCGTCAAGAAGATGGGCAAGCTTGTGCAGGACGCGGCGGCAGAAGCCACTCGCGCCCTTGGCGGGCGCTGGCCGTCGGGCAAGTGA
- a CDS encoding ABC transporter substrate-binding protein: MRKHFGLSAAAAAVALTLPLLASAQVKVGVTVASTGPAASLGIPERNTVALLPKEVAGQKIEWIVLDDATDTTQAVKNSRKLATDDKVDVLIGTSVTPGSLAMVDVAAEAKVPMISVAASAKIVEPVDDKRRWVFKTPQNDALMAGALADAMSKSKVKTLGFIGFADAYGDGWLDVMQKAAKAKGIEIVAVEKYGRTDTSVTGQVLKLVGAKPDAILIAGAGTPSALPQKELKARNYGGTIYQTHGAANNDVLRVCGKDCDGMLLPAGPLLVAAQLPDSNPVKKSALAYVETYEKANGAGSTNTFGGHMWDAGQLVVAALPVALKTGAKPGTPEFRVAMRDALEGVKDLAVSQGVFNMSPTDHAGFDERSRVIVKVENGKWVYQPGL; encoded by the coding sequence ATGCGCAAGCACTTCGGCTTGTCCGCGGCCGCCGCCGCCGTAGCCCTGACTCTGCCGCTTCTGGCGAGCGCACAGGTCAAGGTTGGCGTGACCGTGGCCAGCACCGGCCCCGCCGCCTCGCTTGGCATCCCCGAGCGCAACACCGTGGCACTGCTGCCCAAGGAAGTCGCCGGCCAGAAGATCGAATGGATCGTGCTGGACGACGCCACCGACACCACGCAGGCCGTCAAGAACTCGCGCAAGCTGGCCACCGACGACAAGGTCGACGTGCTGATCGGCACGTCCGTCACGCCGGGCTCGCTGGCGATGGTCGACGTGGCCGCCGAAGCCAAGGTGCCGATGATCAGCGTGGCCGCCAGCGCCAAGATCGTCGAACCCGTGGATGACAAGCGCCGCTGGGTCTTCAAGACCCCGCAGAACGACGCGCTGATGGCCGGCGCTCTGGCCGACGCGATGTCCAAGTCCAAGGTCAAGACCCTGGGCTTCATCGGTTTTGCCGACGCCTACGGCGACGGCTGGCTGGACGTGATGCAAAAGGCTGCCAAGGCCAAGGGCATCGAGATCGTCGCCGTCGAAAAATACGGCCGCACCGACACCAGCGTGACGGGCCAGGTGCTCAAGCTGGTCGGCGCCAAGCCCGACGCCATCCTGATCGCCGGCGCCGGCACCCCGTCCGCGCTGCCGCAAAAGGAACTGAAGGCCCGCAACTACGGCGGCACCATCTACCAAACCCACGGCGCCGCCAACAACGACGTGCTGCGCGTCTGCGGCAAGGACTGCGACGGCATGCTCCTGCCGGCCGGCCCGCTGCTGGTCGCCGCGCAACTGCCTGACAGCAACCCGGTCAAGAAGTCGGCCCTGGCCTACGTGGAAACCTACGAAAAGGCCAATGGCGCCGGTTCGACCAACACGTTCGGCGGTCATATGTGGGATGCCGGCCAACTGGTCGTCGCCGCGCTGCCCGTGGCCCTGAAGACGGGCGCCAAGCCCGGCACGCCGGAATTCCGCGTTGCGATGCGCGACGCCCTGGAAGGCGTGAAGGACCTGGCCGTGTCACAAGGCGTGTTCAATATGTCGCCCACGGACCACGCCGGCTTTGACGAGCGCTCGCGCGTCATCGTCAAGGTGGAAAACGGCAAGTGGGTCTACCAGCCCGGCCTGTAA
- a CDS encoding ABC transporter permease subunit: MNRILLAVFLVVLAGLPMVSATPEFWVTQLNYIGLASLVVLGLVLLTGVGGLTSFGQAAFVGLGAYTTAYLTTQYDVSPWLALPAGLILTAVVAYLLGAITLRLSGHYLPLGTIAWGLSLYYLFGNIDWLGKHDGIAGIEPISIFGVSLANGRHIYYLIWVCVLLALWATRNLLNSRPGRAIRALKSGAGMAESMGVNTAAYKIVIFVWAALLACVSGWLYAHMQRAVSPSPFGLNYGIEYLFMAVVGGAGYVWGALLGSSVILVLKDQLQNLLPKLLDTNANFEMIVFGVLLILMLQYARNGLWPILAGWWGSITGANGSRRNLAPPAAAPALPTRERPQPGQVVLEVDAIRKEFGGLVAVNDITFKVSSGEIMGLIGPNGAGKSTTFNLISGVLPVTRGQVTFMGQRIDNRSAREIAKMGVGRTFQHVQLLPGMTVLENVALGAHLRSDVGVLSGALHSDRAREAQLLHEAAEQLKRVGLGEYLYEQAGNLALGQQRILEIARALACDPVLLLLDEPAAGLRYKEKQDLARVLEQLRAEGMSILLVEHDMDFVMRLTNHLVVMDFGTKLAEGVPADVQKNPAVLEAYLGGIDDDLPEADQAKPVPAGGV; this comes from the coding sequence ATGAACCGCATTTTGCTTGCCGTTTTTCTCGTCGTCCTAGCGGGCCTGCCGATGGTGTCGGCCACGCCTGAATTCTGGGTGACGCAACTGAACTACATCGGTCTGGCCAGCCTGGTCGTGCTGGGCCTCGTGCTGCTGACCGGCGTCGGCGGCCTGACGTCCTTCGGCCAGGCGGCGTTCGTCGGCCTGGGCGCCTACACCACCGCCTACCTGACGACGCAGTACGACGTGTCGCCCTGGCTGGCGCTGCCCGCGGGCCTGATCCTGACCGCCGTCGTGGCCTACCTGCTGGGCGCGATCACGCTGCGCCTGTCGGGCCACTATCTGCCGCTGGGCACCATCGCCTGGGGTCTGTCGCTGTATTACCTGTTCGGCAACATCGACTGGCTGGGCAAGCACGACGGCATTGCCGGCATCGAGCCCATCAGCATCTTCGGGGTGTCGCTGGCCAACGGCCGCCACATCTATTACCTGATCTGGGTCTGCGTCCTCCTGGCGCTGTGGGCCACGCGCAACCTGCTCAACTCGCGTCCCGGCCGCGCCATCCGCGCGCTCAAGAGCGGGGCGGGCATGGCCGAGTCCATGGGCGTCAACACCGCCGCCTACAAGATCGTGATCTTCGTGTGGGCGGCGTTGCTGGCCTGCGTGTCCGGCTGGCTGTATGCGCACATGCAGCGCGCCGTCAGCCCCAGCCCGTTCGGCCTGAACTACGGCATCGAATACCTGTTCATGGCGGTGGTCGGCGGCGCGGGTTACGTGTGGGGCGCCTTGCTGGGCTCCAGCGTCATCCTGGTGCTGAAGGATCAGCTGCAGAACCTGCTGCCCAAGCTGCTGGACACCAACGCCAACTTCGAGATGATCGTCTTCGGCGTGCTGCTGATCCTGATGCTGCAATACGCGCGCAACGGCCTGTGGCCGATCCTGGCGGGCTGGTGGGGCAGCATCACCGGCGCCAACGGCTCGCGCCGCAATCTGGCGCCGCCCGCCGCGGCCCCGGCCCTGCCGACGCGCGAGCGCCCTCAGCCGGGTCAGGTCGTGCTGGAAGTGGACGCCATCCGCAAGGAATTCGGCGGCCTGGTGGCGGTGAACGACATCACCTTCAAGGTCAGCTCGGGCGAGATCATGGGCCTCATCGGCCCCAACGGCGCGGGAAAGAGCACGACCTTCAACCTGATCAGCGGCGTGCTGCCGGTGACGCGCGGCCAGGTCACGTTCATGGGGCAGCGCATCGACAACCGCTCGGCGCGCGAGATCGCCAAGATGGGCGTGGGCCGCACGTTCCAGCACGTGCAGCTGCTGCCGGGCATGACGGTGCTGGAAAACGTGGCGCTGGGCGCGCACCTGCGTTCGGACGTGGGCGTGCTGTCGGGCGCGCTGCACTCGGACCGCGCCCGCGAAGCGCAGTTGCTGCATGAAGCTGCAGAACAGCTCAAGCGCGTGGGCCTGGGCGAATACCTGTACGAACAGGCGGGCAACCTGGCGCTTGGCCAGCAACGCATTCTGGAAATCGCGCGCGCGCTGGCGTGCGATCCCGTGCTGTTGCTGCTGGACGAACCGGCCGCTGGCCTGCGCTACAAGGAAAAGCAGGACCTGGCGCGCGTGCTGGAACAGCTTCGCGCGGAAGGCATGAGCATTCTGCTCGTTGAACACGACATGGATTTTGTGATGCGCCTGACCAACCACCTCGTGGTGATGGATTTCGGCACGAAGCTGGCCGAAGGCGTGCCGGCCGACGTGCAAAAGAACCCGGCGGTGCTGGAAGCCTACCTGGGCGGCATCGACGACGACCTGCCCGAAGCGGACCAGGCCAAGCCCGTGCCTGCGGGAGGCGTGTGA
- a CDS encoding ABC transporter ATP-binding protein: MSASNSPVLEVSNLSARYGKVGALAGATLSVPAGSIVTVIGANGAGKSTMLNAIMGSLPQTGHAAGTVHYAGSDVSGWMVERRVAAGMSLVPERRELFGTMSVEDNLLLGGFRRYRARESGWRDTLNEVFDLFPRLRERRAQQAGTLSGGERQMLAVGRALMAKPTLLMLDEPSLGLAPRIVREIFHIIARLRETGVAILLVEQNARAALQVADYGYVLETGEVILHGPARELAGDPKVIESYLGLGKGAEAA; the protein is encoded by the coding sequence ATGAGCGCATCGAATTCCCCCGTTCTCGAAGTCAGCAACCTGTCGGCCCGCTACGGCAAGGTCGGCGCGCTGGCAGGCGCCACGCTCAGCGTGCCGGCCGGCAGCATCGTCACCGTGATCGGCGCCAACGGCGCCGGCAAGTCCACGATGCTCAACGCCATCATGGGTTCGCTGCCGCAGACCGGCCACGCCGCCGGCACCGTGCACTACGCCGGGTCGGACGTGTCGGGCTGGATGGTCGAACGCCGCGTGGCGGCGGGCATGTCGCTGGTGCCAGAGCGCCGTGAGCTGTTCGGCACCATGTCGGTCGAAGACAACCTGCTGCTGGGCGGTTTCCGGCGCTACCGGGCCCGCGAAAGCGGCTGGCGCGACACGCTGAACGAAGTGTTCGATCTGTTCCCGCGGCTGCGCGAACGCCGCGCCCAGCAGGCCGGCACCCTGTCCGGCGGTGAACGCCAGATGCTGGCCGTGGGCCGCGCACTGATGGCCAAGCCGACGCTGCTGATGCTGGACGAGCCCAGCCTGGGTCTGGCGCCCCGCATCGTGCGCGAGATCTTCCACATCATCGCGCGCCTGCGCGAGACCGGCGTGGCAATCCTGCTGGTCGAGCAGAACGCCCGCGCGGCGCTGCAGGTGGCCGATTATGGGTACGTGCTGGAAACCGGCGAGGTCATCCTGCACGGTCCGGCACGCGAACTGGCCGGTGATCCCAAGGTGATTGAAAGCTATCTGGGGTTGGGCAAGGGCGCCGAGGCGGCCTGA
- a CDS encoding NAD(P)-dependent oxidoreductase, with the protein MPEFQRAGFIGLGVMGEPICRNLAVKGGVPVLGCDNDPAPLQRLAAHNVAAATAQQIMRECDVVFLSLPSGEVVAQLARGADGLLANARSGQLIVDLSTSPVDVTRELAGEFAAKGAVFIDAPVARTRAAAEAGTLSVMIGGDEGVFARVKPLVSTFANEITHCGPVGSGQVVKILNNMVLFETVVALSEARAIARRSGVDPRVLLETFTRGSADSFALRNHGLKAILPADFPEKAFPVDYARKDLRYALALAEQTGVQALGARNVDHWFDAALAQGHGNRYFPVISRVIDPDSGTTA; encoded by the coding sequence ATGCCTGAATTTCAACGAGCCGGCTTCATCGGCCTGGGCGTCATGGGCGAACCCATCTGCCGCAATCTGGCCGTCAAGGGCGGCGTGCCCGTGCTGGGCTGCGACAACGATCCGGCCCCCCTGCAACGGCTGGCCGCGCACAACGTCGCCGCGGCAACCGCCCAGCAGATCATGCGCGAATGCGACGTGGTGTTCCTGTCGCTGCCGTCCGGCGAAGTCGTGGCGCAGCTTGCCCGCGGCGCCGATGGCCTGCTGGCGAACGCGCGCAGTGGCCAGTTGATCGTGGACCTGAGCACCTCGCCCGTCGACGTGACGCGCGAACTGGCCGGGGAATTTGCGGCCAAAGGCGCGGTTTTCATCGATGCGCCCGTCGCCCGCACGCGCGCCGCGGCCGAAGCCGGCACACTGTCGGTCATGATCGGCGGCGATGAAGGCGTGTTCGCGCGCGTCAAACCGCTGGTCTCCACGTTTGCCAACGAAATCACGCATTGCGGCCCGGTGGGCAGCGGCCAGGTCGTCAAGATTCTGAACAACATGGTGCTCTTCGAAACGGTGGTGGCGCTATCCGAAGCACGCGCCATCGCACGCCGTTCGGGGGTCGATCCGCGCGTCCTGCTGGAGACCTTCACACGCGGTTCGGCGGACAGCTTCGCGTTGCGCAACCACGGCTTAAAGGCTATTCTGCCCGCAGACTTTCCCGAAAAAGCCTTCCCTGTGGACTACGCCCGCAAAGACCTGCGCTACGCGCTGGCGCTGGCAGAACAGACCGGCGTACAGGCACTGGGAGCCCGCAACGTGGATCACTGGTTCGACGCGGCGCTCGCCCAGGGGCACGGCAACCGCTATTTCCCCGTCATCAGCCGGGTGATCGATCCGGACTCGGGAACCACCGCGTAA